The following coding sequences lie in one Actinomyces capricornis genomic window:
- a CDS encoding DUF58 domain-containing protein yields the protein MSRVLSPPAPAPGVQRPGPVGPPRPVRLPRVGLTARGWGLVALAALMALAWYLLRLHLLTHAALLLLAPVATALLAVVVIVVANLLRRPRAELSLLGLPQVGQRVRVEIRTGCLLPRFLPAWVAWRVGQAPSAPALTPLERGTSLLMVGAARRGPAPLEALGIEVIEPLGLARARLPLGAGLTVLVLPQPLPLPETLAAPQASLRPGGRAGEQGEERVGSLRDYRPGDALASIHWKQSARLDRLVVTEPEHEARPRPRLALVVDLGAYQGPEQAETAVALAAGVIETWEQERRSVDLLLLSRCGAPQAGRAGEASWLRLRYRCEEERVPALARVLALLEHGAPDPLDALRRAVAHHEPALSALGGPLPAALRADVLLTGAPGPASPGPGDHPALDPRARGTLVLVGHGRAASSPEPEVTTPEPADAPTTPTARVPATWRTVEARGHSWGRHR from the coding sequence GTGAGCCGGGTCCTCTCCCCGCCCGCCCCGGCCCCCGGCGTCCAGCGGCCCGGACCGGTCGGCCCGCCCCGCCCGGTCCGCCTGCCCCGGGTGGGGCTGACCGCACGGGGGTGGGGGCTGGTGGCCCTGGCCGCCCTCATGGCCCTGGCCTGGTACCTGCTGCGACTGCACCTGCTCACCCACGCCGCCCTCCTCCTGCTGGCCCCCGTGGCCACCGCCCTGCTCGCCGTCGTGGTCATCGTGGTGGCCAACCTGCTGCGCCGCCCCCGCGCGGAGCTGAGCCTCCTGGGCCTGCCGCAGGTGGGCCAGCGGGTGCGGGTGGAGATCCGCACCGGCTGCCTCCTGCCCCGATTCCTGCCTGCCTGGGTCGCCTGGCGGGTGGGCCAGGCCCCCAGCGCCCCGGCCCTGACCCCCCTGGAGCGGGGCACCAGCCTCCTGATGGTCGGCGCCGCCCGGCGGGGCCCCGCCCCATTGGAGGCCCTGGGCATCGAGGTCATCGAGCCCCTGGGCCTGGCCCGCGCCCGCCTGCCCCTGGGGGCGGGCCTGACCGTGCTGGTCCTGCCCCAGCCCCTGCCATTGCCCGAGACGCTGGCCGCGCCGCAGGCCAGCCTGCGGCCGGGCGGGCGCGCCGGGGAGCAGGGCGAGGAGCGCGTGGGCAGCCTGCGGGACTACCGGCCCGGGGACGCCCTGGCCTCCATCCACTGGAAGCAGTCGGCCCGCCTGGACCGGCTCGTGGTCACCGAGCCGGAGCACGAGGCCCGGCCCCGGCCGCGCCTGGCCCTGGTCGTCGACCTCGGGGCCTACCAGGGCCCCGAGCAGGCCGAGACGGCCGTGGCCCTGGCCGCCGGCGTCATCGAGACCTGGGAGCAGGAGCGTCGCAGCGTCGACCTGCTGCTGCTGTCGCGGTGCGGTGCGCCGCAGGCCGGGCGGGCGGGGGAGGCGTCCTGGCTGCGCCTGCGCTACCGCTGCGAGGAGGAGCGCGTGCCCGCCCTGGCCCGGGTCCTGGCGCTGCTGGAGCACGGCGCCCCCGACCCCCTCGACGCCCTGCGCCGGGCCGTGGCCCACCACGAGCCGGCCCTGAGCGCACTGGGCGGCCCACTGCCGGCCGCTCTGCGCGCCGATGTGCTGCTCACCGGGGCCCCGGGCCCGGCCTCGCCCGGGCCGGGCGACCACCCGGCGCTGGATCCCCGGGCCCGCGGCACCCTCGTCCTGGTCGGCCATGGGAGGGCCGCCTCCTCGCCTGAGCCTGAGGTCACCACGCCCGAGCCCGCCGACGCCCCCACCACCCCGACGGCGCGGGTCCCGGCCACCTGGCGGACGGTGGAGGCCCGTGGGCACTCCTGGGGGAGGCACCGATGA
- a CDS encoding transglutaminase-like domain-containing protein, whose translation MSRRATSNSRRGQRPAAPAALRTPHRPAGGPAPARLQAQEAGARVMSAPGRLEPLLAALLLTALWWLGLDSLTGLLATGPWLYQALAVCAATVLVTGVGRCLWPQRALMMILAGLAAGAGAVAWAGRAGPFPEMWWHEPSGAMAAVRAQISQGVPPVAPAPAMASLLLLSCLLLSWTSAVLSAGGGDAIAVSGLLPAGLLLLPALFLSTTPPTATLVSVSACLLGLISIAAPARYWPARSHGPGNAHGPRPLRRLSALAMGLAALALGGGLISSAPTTPDHVWNPEGASSTVPDLSVGLSRDLVRGSNATAFSYTGQAAEGESLRFTLGVITTLEEEVWQPDATAEDLAVDQLRAGDPPSTLTAGGAVTAAGLDAQQARETLGALTLTTQGLRTDRLPTLQSTALVTEPVATPDSLPPGAQAEVPELGQWRWVQASSTALAGATPLNPGSTYSLLGWSAVADAQGRPRTPVPLPPAPPDAEALSAYTALPEQTPPAIAAFAQEAVSPAGADRASQAAALVARLRGPDFTYDESAPYAQDTSAMASIEAFLGTRSGYCVHYASAFTVMARSQGIPTRIAVGYASRSTGPEQWTAVTGHQLHAWPEVWLDDAGWVAFEPTPGGAGLAADEGTTTGSASPAPATSPAGAATPSAPPESSTPAAGVPGAEPTAPSTSQGSQPGAESGIAARLAGAAMAVAAGLAALAVLGAPALARQALRRRRLARVRCGDQPAQAAWDELLATAQDLGLPTAGGGRAATEGAVEEALARVLQAAETARRPQAAPGEAGREARRALRTLRRAVVAERYGPAGRAGGPAEDLLTALEASARALGAAAGRARRLVAVLAPVSLLPAGLRPGGRAPRRPG comes from the coding sequence ATGAGCCGCCGCGCCACCAGCAACTCCCGCCGCGGCCAGCGCCCCGCTGCCCCCGCCGCGCTCCGTACGCCCCACCGCCCCGCGGGCGGCCCGGCCCCCGCCCGGCTCCAGGCCCAGGAGGCGGGCGCCCGGGTGATGAGCGCCCCCGGGCGCCTGGAGCCCCTCCTGGCCGCGCTGCTGCTGACGGCCCTGTGGTGGCTGGGCCTTGACTCGCTCACCGGCCTGCTCGCCACGGGGCCCTGGCTGTACCAGGCGCTCGCGGTCTGCGCCGCCACCGTGCTGGTCACGGGAGTGGGGCGCTGCCTGTGGCCCCAGCGGGCCCTCATGATGATCCTGGCCGGGCTGGCCGCCGGTGCGGGCGCGGTGGCCTGGGCGGGGCGCGCCGGCCCCTTCCCCGAGATGTGGTGGCATGAGCCCTCCGGGGCGATGGCGGCGGTCCGGGCGCAGATCTCCCAGGGCGTGCCCCCGGTGGCACCCGCACCGGCGATGGCCTCACTGCTCCTCCTGTCCTGCCTGCTGCTGTCCTGGACCAGCGCCGTGCTCTCGGCCGGGGGCGGGGACGCCATCGCCGTCAGCGGCCTGCTGCCCGCCGGGCTCCTGCTGCTGCCCGCCCTGTTCCTCAGCACGACGCCGCCCACCGCCACCCTCGTCTCCGTCAGTGCCTGCCTGCTGGGCCTCATCAGCATCGCCGCCCCCGCCCGCTACTGGCCCGCGCGCAGCCACGGCCCCGGCAACGCCCACGGCCCCAGGCCCCTGCGGCGCCTGAGCGCCCTGGCCATGGGGCTGGCGGCCCTGGCCCTGGGCGGGGGCCTCATCAGCAGCGCCCCCACGACCCCGGACCACGTGTGGAACCCCGAGGGCGCCTCCTCCACCGTCCCCGACCTGAGTGTGGGGCTGTCCCGCGACCTGGTGCGCGGCTCCAACGCCACGGCCTTCTCCTACACCGGCCAGGCCGCCGAGGGCGAGAGCCTGCGCTTCACCCTGGGGGTCATCACCACCCTGGAGGAGGAGGTCTGGCAGCCGGACGCCACCGCCGAGGACCTGGCCGTCGACCAGCTCCGGGCGGGCGATCCCCCCAGCACCCTGACCGCCGGGGGCGCCGTCACCGCCGCGGGCCTGGATGCCCAGCAGGCGCGCGAGACCCTGGGCGCCCTGACCCTGACCACCCAGGGGCTGCGCACCGACCGCCTCCCCACCCTCCAGTCCACCGCCCTGGTCACCGAGCCGGTGGCCACACCCGACTCCCTGCCCCCGGGGGCGCAGGCCGAGGTCCCCGAGCTGGGGCAGTGGCGCTGGGTGCAGGCGAGCTCCACGGCACTTGCGGGCGCCACCCCCCTCAACCCGGGCAGCACCTACAGCCTCCTGGGGTGGAGCGCGGTGGCCGATGCCCAGGGGCGCCCCCGCACGCCGGTGCCCCTGCCCCCGGCCCCGCCCGACGCCGAGGCCCTGAGCGCCTACACGGCCCTGCCCGAGCAGACCCCGCCGGCCATCGCCGCCTTCGCCCAGGAGGCGGTCTCCCCGGCCGGGGCGGACCGGGCCTCCCAGGCGGCGGCCCTGGTGGCCCGGCTGCGCGGGCCGGACTTCACCTACGACGAGTCCGCCCCCTACGCCCAGGACACCTCTGCCATGGCCTCCATCGAGGCCTTCCTGGGCACCCGCAGCGGCTACTGCGTCCACTACGCCTCCGCCTTCACCGTCATGGCCCGCTCCCAGGGCATCCCCACCCGCATCGCCGTGGGCTACGCCTCGCGCAGCACCGGGCCCGAGCAGTGGACCGCCGTCACCGGCCACCAGCTCCACGCCTGGCCCGAGGTCTGGCTTGACGACGCCGGATGGGTGGCCTTCGAGCCCACGCCCGGCGGCGCCGGCCTGGCCGCCGATGAGGGGACGACGACGGGCAGTGCCAGTCCCGCACCGGCCACCAGCCCCGCGGGCGCGGCCACCCCCAGCGCGCCGCCCGAGTCGAGCACGCCGGCGGCGGGTGTGCCGGGGGCGGAGCCCACCGCGCCGTCGACGTCGCAGGGCTCCCAGCCCGGCGCCGAGAGCGGGATCGCGGCCCGCCTGGCCGGGGCGGCCATGGCGGTGGCCGCGGGCCTGGCCGCCCTGGCGGTGCTCGGCGCGCCGGCCCTGGCGCGCCAGGCCCTGCGGCGCCGCCGCCTGGCCCGGGTGCGCTGCGGGGATCAGCCCGCCCAGGCCGCCTGGGATGAGCTGCTGGCCACCGCCCAGGATCTGGGACTGCCCACCGCCGGTGGTGGGCGCGCCGCCACCGAGGGGGCGGTGGAGGAGGCCCTGGCCCGGGTGCTCCAGGCGGCCGAGACGGCCCGGAGGCCCCAGGCGGCGCCCGGCGAGGCGGGCCGGGAGGCCAGGAGGGCGCTGCGCACCCTGCGGCGGGCCGTCGTCGCCGAGCGCTACGGCCCCGCGGGCCGGGCCGGGGGACCGGCTGAGGATCTTCTCACTGCCCTGGAGGCCAGTGCGCGGGCGCTGGGGGCCGCCGCGGGGCGGGCCCGGCGCCTGGTGGCCGTCCTGGCGCCGGTCAGCCTGCTCCCTGCGGGCCTGCGCCCGGGTGGCCGGGCGCCCCGCAGGCCCGGGTGA
- a CDS encoding restriction system modified-DNA reader domain-containing protein, whose protein sequence is MAMYELDGNHLLPVRLGRSADADTRARSLAALQRQIVEVLRRPLFPLEWGRVTGGESLTALDATGQVVLVEVLQSLSAAEVMAAMARLTATAALGRRELAGRYAGGLVSFREDWNEFREAMPAQVEAGPRLTLVTAALAPEVRSSLSVLVGSGVELYEVDVRVVDEARVVVVVEQIVDGSLDAEGPLLVARAPRPSLTGPEQRTGQEAAPGASAPRAARPKADPVTGPIEIVMPRGSDGAPHRRRDAASGAGRRSGARGAAGMRRTPQSSGTEEGAAPEGAPQPPSQAARSEAAERDSSSPGAPGRASRAGGRSDEAPGGTKRAAHGAGPTGEESAASRQSRPVGSGGAEPARRGSSGRSAHAAVSARREAVVRRGVHASDAVGGPETGGSGSEPTQAGGPPDAQAPSASSGTTQEIPAAGAGQADGPAHGGPAAAQADPSPAVPQAPPRLTRSSLRTGAGGASTQETGSSWAAGGGPAAAAIPPSRGSAKDEDDLVAIASSFDRPQRIIWQGLRRGIYHEAQLSAAGIITLADGRKFTDPTSAANAAQNVTDADGWRVWRLGLRGPHLSELRERLSQDRSGS, encoded by the coding sequence ATGGCCATGTACGAGCTCGACGGCAATCACCTCCTCCCGGTGCGACTGGGGCGCTCGGCGGATGCTGATACTCGGGCCCGTAGCCTGGCCGCCCTCCAGCGCCAGATCGTCGAGGTCCTGCGCCGGCCCCTGTTCCCCCTGGAGTGGGGCCGGGTCACGGGCGGGGAGAGCCTGACCGCCCTGGACGCCACCGGGCAGGTGGTGCTCGTCGAGGTCCTGCAGTCCCTCAGTGCCGCCGAGGTCATGGCGGCCATGGCCCGGCTGACCGCCACCGCCGCCCTGGGCAGGCGCGAGCTGGCCGGGCGCTACGCCGGGGGGCTGGTGTCCTTCCGCGAGGACTGGAACGAGTTCCGCGAGGCCATGCCCGCCCAGGTCGAGGCCGGTCCCCGGCTGACCCTGGTGACGGCCGCGCTGGCACCCGAGGTGCGCTCCAGCCTGTCGGTGCTCGTCGGCTCGGGGGTCGAGCTCTACGAGGTCGATGTGCGCGTGGTCGATGAGGCCCGCGTGGTGGTGGTCGTCGAGCAGATCGTGGACGGCTCCCTGGACGCCGAGGGTCCCCTGCTCGTGGCCCGCGCCCCCCGTCCCTCGCTGACCGGGCCGGAGCAGCGCACCGGCCAGGAGGCCGCCCCGGGCGCCTCGGCGCCCCGAGCGGCCCGGCCCAAGGCCGATCCGGTCACCGGCCCCATTGAGATCGTCATGCCCCGGGGCTCGGACGGCGCCCCGCACCGGCGCCGGGATGCCGCCTCCGGTGCCGGCCGCCGCTCTGGAGCCCGTGGCGCCGCGGGCATGCGCCGCACTCCCCAGTCGAGCGGCACCGAGGAGGGCGCCGCCCCTGAGGGCGCCCCGCAGCCGCCCAGTCAGGCCGCACGCTCAGAGGCGGCGGAGCGGGACTCCTCCTCCCCGGGGGCGCCCGGGCGGGCCTCCCGGGCCGGCGGTCGGTCGGATGAGGCCCCGGGCGGTACGAAGCGCGCAGCGCATGGTGCTGGACCGACCGGCGAGGAGAGCGCCGCCTCCAGGCAATCGCGACCGGTGGGATCCGGGGGAGCGGAGCCGGCCAGGCGGGGATCGTCGGGGCGCAGTGCCCACGCCGCCGTCTCGGCCCGCCGGGAGGCCGTGGTGCGGCGCGGCGTGCACGCCTCCGACGCCGTGGGCGGCCCTGAGACCGGCGGCAGCGGCAGCGAGCCGACGCAGGCGGGCGGTCCTCCAGACGCCCAGGCGCCCAGTGCGTCGTCGGGCACCACCCAGGAGATCCCCGCCGCCGGCGCAGGGCAGGCGGACGGGCCGGCCCACGGGGGCCCGGCCGCGGCCCAGGCCGATCCGTCCCCGGCGGTGCCCCAGGCACCGCCCCGCCTGACCCGCAGCTCCCTGCGCACGGGGGCGGGCGGTGCATCGACGCAGGAGACCGGCTCCTCCTGGGCGGCGGGCGGCGGGCCCGCTGCGGCCGCCATCCCCCCATCGCGGGGATCGGCCAAGGATGAGGACGACCTGGTGGCCATCGCCTCCAGCTTCGACCGCCCCCAGCGGATCATCTGGCAGGGGCTGCGCCGCGGCATCTACCACGAGGCGCAGCTGTCGGCCGCCGGCATCATCACCCTGGCCGACGGGCGCAAGTTCACCGACCCGACCTCAGCGGCCAACGCCGCCCAGAACGTCACCGACGCCGACGGGTGGCGCGTGTGGCGCCTGGGACTGCGCGGCCCCCACCTCAGCGAGCTGCGCGAGCGCCTGTCCCAGGACCGGTCGGGCTCCTGA
- a CDS encoding serine hydrolase domain-containing protein, producing MSTIRRAAVLVLLPLLSLLAACSSAPPASAPPVEAPSGTHELTAQDVNAWLDGQLPDALKNGGVPGAVVSVVKDGQVLTTRGYGWAQTGVGGGDPVAVDAESTLFRVGSISKIPTSIAVMQLVEQGKLDLDEDISAYLDFEIERGFDEPLTLRHLLTHTAGFEEKAKAVIEAGGGPSDLEAAVKKDRPAQVFAPGTTPAYSNYGMALAGYIVQRASGQPFEDYMREHVLEPAGMGSSTYAQPLPAELEDRMAGGYTTADQPAQPFESVNAPAGALTASAPDFSAFMIAQLERSPELLSEAGWEQMWSPNPDPEGLGDLAKGDRMGLGYWIYERNGHRIVEHGGDTAFFHSDFEIYPEDGVGIFIAMNGGGTENASGTIRTDLMEGFTDRYFPAEQDADQAGAAGQQADPEQSRERAAQVAGSYQVARGSFTTSLAIFAPLQTVSVSARDNGNLVISAQGQTLEYEEIEPWVWQRVGGYDRIAADTSGPGVRLSFVGPHTLLPIGVSTQLLLPVLAGGVVLLVIVLVSWPVGAVLRRRAIRGGGQASPALPWAGRLARIGGLIALLVTPGWLVIWSLAFSSLEFSSDLLLRVMQILQWVGVLAIVPAAWDLWTALRGREGWRRITVSGLLVLGLVALAWVAWSANLLTSGTRY from the coding sequence ATGAGCACGATCCGACGGGCGGCGGTCCTGGTCCTGCTGCCTTTGCTGTCGCTGCTGGCGGCCTGCTCCAGTGCCCCTCCCGCCAGCGCGCCCCCGGTGGAGGCTCCCAGCGGGACCCATGAGTTGACGGCGCAGGATGTCAATGCGTGGCTGGATGGCCAGTTGCCTGATGCGCTGAAGAACGGCGGTGTTCCGGGGGCTGTGGTCAGTGTGGTCAAGGACGGCCAGGTGCTGACCACTCGGGGCTATGGCTGGGCGCAGACGGGCGTCGGTGGTGGTGATCCGGTGGCGGTGGATGCGGAGTCGACGCTGTTCCGGGTGGGGTCGATCTCGAAGATCCCGACCTCGATCGCGGTCATGCAGTTGGTGGAGCAGGGAAAGCTCGACTTGGATGAGGACATCAGTGCTTACCTGGACTTCGAGATCGAGCGGGGCTTCGATGAGCCCCTGACCTTGCGCCACCTGCTCACCCATACTGCGGGCTTCGAGGAGAAGGCCAAGGCCGTGATCGAGGCCGGCGGCGGCCCCTCGGACCTGGAGGCCGCGGTCAAGAAGGACCGGCCGGCGCAGGTCTTCGCCCCGGGGACCACCCCGGCGTACTCCAACTACGGGATGGCTCTGGCGGGCTACATCGTCCAGCGCGCCAGTGGGCAGCCCTTCGAGGACTATATGCGTGAGCATGTCCTGGAGCCGGCGGGCATGGGCTCCTCGACCTACGCCCAGCCCCTGCCCGCCGAGCTGGAGGACAGGATGGCCGGCGGTTACACCACTGCGGACCAGCCCGCTCAGCCCTTCGAGTCGGTCAATGCGCCGGCGGGGGCGCTGACCGCCTCGGCCCCGGACTTCTCGGCCTTCATGATCGCCCAGCTGGAGCGCTCCCCCGAGCTGCTCTCTGAGGCGGGCTGGGAGCAGATGTGGAGCCCGAACCCCGATCCCGAGGGGCTGGGCGACCTGGCCAAGGGCGACCGCATGGGCCTGGGCTACTGGATCTATGAGCGCAACGGTCACCGCATTGTCGAGCATGGCGGAGACACCGCCTTCTTCCACTCCGATTTTGAGATCTACCCCGAGGACGGCGTCGGCATCTTCATCGCCATGAACGGTGGCGGCACTGAGAATGCCAGTGGGACCATCCGCACCGATCTCATGGAGGGCTTCACCGACCGCTACTTCCCCGCCGAGCAGGACGCCGACCAGGCGGGCGCCGCCGGCCAGCAGGCGGATCCGGAGCAGTCGCGCGAGCGGGCCGCGCAGGTGGCCGGCAGCTACCAGGTGGCGCGTGGTTCCTTCACCACCTCCCTGGCGATCTTCGCCCCTCTCCAGACCGTGAGCGTCTCGGCCCGGGACAACGGCAACCTGGTGATCAGCGCTCAGGGGCAGACCCTGGAGTATGAGGAGATCGAGCCCTGGGTGTGGCAGCGGGTCGGGGGCTATGACCGCATTGCCGCCGACACCAGCGGGCCGGGCGTGCGCCTGTCATTCGTGGGGCCCCACACCCTCCTGCCTATTGGCGTGAGCACGCAGCTGCTCCTGCCTGTGCTGGCCGGTGGTGTGGTGCTCCTCGTCATCGTCCTGGTGTCCTGGCCGGTCGGTGCCGTGCTGAGGCGCAGGGCGATCCGTGGCGGCGGGCAGGCCTCTCCTGCGCTGCCCTGGGCGGGCCGGCTCGCCCGGATCGGGGGACTCATCGCCCTGCTGGTCACCCCCGGCTGGCTGGTGATATGGTCCTTGGCCTTCTCCAGCCTCGAGTTCTCCAGCGATCTGCTGCTCAGGGTCATGCAGATCCTCCAGTGGGTGGGCGTCCTGGCGATTGTCCCGGCGGCCTGGGACCTGTGGACGGCGCTGCGGGGCCGGGAGGGATGGCGGCGCATCACCGTCTCCGGCCTGCTTGTCCTGGGCCTGGTGGCACTGGCCTGGGTGGCCTGGTCCGCCAACCTGCTGACCTCCGGCACCCGCTACTAG
- a CDS encoding sensor histidine kinase: MTLLGRSSPLRNDVLLALGMALAQGAAVILLGSVSDPFPASFIRLGAGLLAAEGLALVLWRSRPLVCLALVWSIEVLLVLILPQGYVVHGYGPSVVAFAIGMRLPLRPATALLSALAIVEMAVMQWRSPADPWQGGAAVLLGSLGAYLLPMLGGAALASSRRYDTALRELVRREHARQLEVALIQERRRLAGELHDVAAHHLAGIAVQASAIERLIGRDPAAARSAAAQLRGQAKEALAGLRSVVGLLRRDHEDGAAPPGLADLPALIESISDVGADIRMRTDAQGPPPRLSPQEGAAVYRVAQQAISNALQHAPGARILVEVRRAGDRLILCVTNTAAQQEPSESGGGGTGLAVMRERAAAVGGQLEAGPSPQGGWRVRLALPLVQEEDA; the protein is encoded by the coding sequence ATGACTCTCCTGGGCCGGTCCTCGCCGCTACGCAACGATGTCCTGCTGGCCCTCGGGATGGCCCTCGCCCAGGGGGCCGCGGTGATCCTGCTGGGGTCGGTCAGCGACCCCTTCCCGGCCTCCTTCATCCGCCTCGGGGCGGGACTACTGGCGGCTGAGGGGCTCGCCCTGGTGCTGTGGCGCTCCCGGCCCCTGGTGTGCCTTGCCCTGGTGTGGTCGATCGAGGTGCTCCTCGTGCTCATCCTGCCCCAGGGGTACGTCGTCCATGGCTATGGCCCCTCCGTGGTCGCCTTCGCCATCGGCATGCGCCTGCCCCTGCGCCCGGCGACGGCGCTCCTGAGCGCACTGGCGATCGTCGAGATGGCGGTCATGCAGTGGAGGAGCCCCGCCGACCCATGGCAGGGAGGCGCGGCCGTCCTCCTCGGCTCGCTGGGCGCCTACCTGCTGCCGATGCTCGGAGGCGCGGCCCTGGCCAGCAGCCGCAGGTATGACACCGCCCTGCGCGAGCTCGTCAGGCGGGAGCACGCCCGTCAGCTGGAGGTCGCCCTCATCCAGGAGCGGCGCCGCCTGGCCGGCGAGCTGCACGACGTCGCCGCCCACCACCTGGCCGGGATCGCCGTGCAGGCCTCCGCCATCGAGAGGCTCATCGGCCGTGACCCCGCCGCCGCCAGGTCCGCCGCGGCCCAACTGCGCGGGCAGGCCAAGGAGGCACTGGCGGGCCTGCGCTCCGTCGTCGGGCTGCTGCGGCGCGACCACGAGGACGGAGCCGCCCCGCCCGGCCTGGCGGACCTGCCGGCCCTCATCGAGTCCATCAGCGACGTCGGCGCCGATATCCGCATGCGCACCGATGCGCAGGGCCCGCCCCCGCGCCTGTCCCCGCAGGAGGGGGCCGCCGTCTACCGCGTCGCCCAGCAGGCCATCAGCAACGCCCTCCAGCACGCCCCGGGGGCCCGGATCCTCGTCGAGGTGCGCAGGGCCGGGGACCGCCTCATCCTGTGCGTGACCAACACCGCCGCGCAGCAGGAGCCCAGTGAGTCGGGCGGCGGGGGCACGGGGCTGGCGGTCATGCGCGAGCGCGCCGCCGCCGTCGGCGGTCAGCTGGAGGCCGGGCCGAGTCCGCAGGGCGGCTGGCGGGTACGGTTGGCCCTGCCCCTGGTCCAGGAGGAGGACGCATGA
- a CDS encoding response regulator, with translation MITVVLVDDQVVVRAGFRVLLEEHGDITVVGEAGGGREAVRVVRQTRPDVVCMDLRMPQGDGLSATRTIVAERHDGSPAVLVVTTFDMDADVFGALEAGADGFILKDCEPEELVGAVRRLAQGQGLVDHSVTRRVIAEFARRQAPVVNHGQLALLTEREREVMELLASGMSNAEIAAELVVETSTVKSHLTRILPKIGARDRVQAVVWAFRNGLA, from the coding sequence ATGATCACAGTGGTACTGGTCGACGACCAGGTGGTCGTGCGCGCCGGGTTCCGGGTCCTGCTGGAGGAGCACGGCGACATCACCGTGGTGGGGGAGGCCGGCGGGGGCCGCGAGGCGGTGCGCGTGGTGCGCCAGACCCGGCCCGACGTGGTGTGCATGGACCTGCGCATGCCCCAGGGCGATGGCCTGAGCGCCACCCGGACGATCGTTGCCGAGCGCCACGACGGCTCACCGGCCGTCCTGGTGGTCACCACCTTCGACATGGACGCCGACGTCTTCGGCGCCCTGGAGGCCGGGGCGGACGGCTTCATCCTCAAGGACTGCGAGCCCGAGGAGCTGGTGGGGGCCGTGCGCCGGCTCGCCCAGGGACAGGGGCTGGTCGACCACAGCGTCACCCGCCGGGTCATCGCCGAGTTCGCCCGCCGCCAGGCCCCGGTGGTCAACCACGGGCAGCTGGCCCTGCTCACCGAGCGTGAGCGGGAGGTGATGGAGCTGCTGGCCAGCGGCATGTCCAATGCGGAGATCGCCGCCGAGCTCGTGGTGGAGACCAGCACCGTCAAGTCCCACCTCACCAGGATCCTGCCCAAGATCGGGGCCCGCGACCGGGTCCAGGCCGTCGTGTGGGCCTTCCGCAACGGGCTGGCCTGA
- a CDS encoding alpha/beta hydrolase: protein MGAWGPDILGPGFQARTLELLPDDEDDGAVATLVRHLPALDPQAIPGTPSSPTFIYLYVHGWNDYFFQTHLAREISRIGGAFYALDLRRYGRSWREGQLHGWCTSLAEYDEDLGLALGVIRAEQDWEADLVLSGHSTGGLIACLWADRHPGALSALVLNSAWLEMHGSDLLRTVGEPVIRTLALRDPRMALLSGMIDPAKSFSITDGWDPELDGELPDPSWEGDPYVTGWEINRAWSLKPSAPIRPGWLQAILAGHARVAQGLDIRCPVLSMSSARTRLGVGRSPDSRHADTIIDADATARRSVQLGDLVTVARFRGGVHDLTLSEPPVREQVFSAMRRWLAAYVLM, encoded by the coding sequence GTGGGGGCCTGGGGGCCCGACATCCTGGGCCCGGGCTTCCAGGCCCGCACCCTGGAGCTGCTGCCCGACGATGAGGACGACGGCGCCGTGGCCACCCTCGTGCGCCACCTGCCGGCCCTGGACCCGCAGGCCATCCCCGGCACGCCGTCGAGCCCGACCTTCATCTACCTCTACGTCCACGGCTGGAACGACTACTTCTTCCAAACCCACCTGGCCCGTGAGATCTCCCGGATCGGGGGCGCCTTCTACGCCCTGGACCTGCGCCGCTACGGGCGCTCGTGGCGCGAGGGCCAACTGCACGGGTGGTGCACCTCCCTGGCCGAGTACGACGAGGACCTGGGGCTGGCCCTGGGGGTCATCCGCGCCGAGCAGGACTGGGAGGCCGACCTGGTGCTCTCGGGCCACTCCACCGGCGGGCTCATCGCCTGTCTGTGGGCCGACCGCCACCCCGGGGCCCTGAGCGCCCTGGTGCTCAACTCCGCCTGGCTGGAGATGCACGGCTCGGACCTGCTGCGCACCGTGGGCGAGCCGGTCATCCGGACCCTGGCGCTGCGCGACCCGCGCATGGCCCTGCTCAGCGGCATGATCGACCCGGCCAAGTCCTTCTCCATCACCGACGGCTGGGATCCCGAGCTCGACGGCGAGCTGCCGGACCCCTCCTGGGAGGGCGACCCCTATGTCACCGGCTGGGAGATCAACCGGGCCTGGTCGCTCAAGCCCTCGGCCCCCATCCGCCCCGGCTGGCTGCAGGCGATCCTGGCCGGGCACGCGCGCGTGGCCCAGGGCCTGGATATCCGCTGCCCGGTGCTGTCGATGAGTTCGGCGCGCACCCGCCTGGGGGTGGGGCGCTCGCCGGACTCCCGCCACGCCGACACGATCATCGACGCCGATGCCACGGCCCGCCGCTCGGTCCAACTGGGGGACCTGGTGACGGTGGCGCGCTTCCGCGGCGGGGTGCACGATCTGACCCTGTCCGAGCCGCCGGTGCGCGAGCAGGTCTTCTCCGCCATGCGCCGCTGGCTGGCCGCCTACGTGCTCATGTGA